A part of Candidatus Binatia bacterium genomic DNA contains:
- a CDS encoding DUF1565 domain-containing protein — MQSRWFARLFFLAVATVAAAGVLGACTRWGQPGPVTPTIEPISSIYVDPNTGSDSTGNGSIQKPYKTMTKAVDTLASSKALSPGGVTIYLSSGDYNAAKGEKFPIVIPTSVTIDGTSYGRGLRNGTFIDGSGEDTLYEHIVNAPARSAYATLEIENAAGVTLNDVYVGDAKLSLPGSATYVSLDNMGTLSVTFATFGVAVAPAASNAGGILDAGGTLTCNSCVVHGNAFGIGALSVPVATASPYATGPSITLNHANGDSSIAAKGVDILTDGSVSVTANQEVFERSRYAYEDTIAPIVPVPIRGAIDFGGGVAQSSGGNVFIGARNTEISVTRRNVTISALDDTWNPGQQRANRNGRYRRTITFDPGASGKNVTIAHDASGSAVTVGPAPVPTPSITPSTSPTPT; from the coding sequence ATGCAGAGTCGCTGGTTCGCACGTCTCTTCTTCCTGGCCGTCGCGACGGTCGCCGCCGCGGGCGTCTTGGGCGCGTGCACCCGCTGGGGGCAGCCCGGCCCGGTTACGCCGACGATCGAGCCGATCTCCTCGATCTACGTCGACCCGAATACCGGGAGCGACTCCACCGGCAACGGTTCGATTCAGAAGCCGTATAAGACGATGACGAAAGCCGTCGACACGCTGGCGTCATCGAAGGCGCTCTCGCCCGGCGGCGTGACGATCTATCTCTCGAGCGGGGATTACAACGCGGCGAAGGGCGAGAAGTTTCCGATCGTCATCCCGACGAGCGTCACGATCGACGGCACGAGCTACGGCAGGGGCTTGCGCAACGGAACCTTCATCGACGGCAGCGGCGAGGACACGCTCTACGAGCATATCGTCAACGCGCCGGCACGCAGCGCGTACGCTACGCTCGAAATCGAGAACGCGGCGGGCGTTACGCTCAACGACGTGTACGTCGGCGACGCGAAGTTGAGCCTGCCGGGCAGCGCGACCTACGTCTCGCTCGACAACATGGGAACGCTCAGCGTTACGTTCGCCACGTTCGGCGTCGCGGTAGCGCCGGCGGCGAGCAATGCCGGCGGGATTCTCGACGCGGGTGGAACGCTGACGTGCAACTCGTGCGTCGTCCACGGCAACGCTTTCGGCATCGGCGCCCTCTCCGTGCCGGTGGCGACCGCTTCGCCGTACGCGACCGGCCCCTCGATAACGCTCAATCACGCGAACGGCGACAGCTCCATTGCGGCGAAAGGCGTCGACATCCTCACCGACGGAAGCGTCAGCGTGACGGCAAACCAGGAGGTGTTCGAGCGAAGCCGCTACGCGTATGAGGATACGATCGCTCCGATCGTTCCGGTGCCGATTCGCGGCGCGATCGACTTCGGCGGCGGCGTCGCGCAGTCGAGCGGCGGAAACGTTTTCATCGGGGCTCGAAATACGGAGATATCGGTGACGCGCCGCAACGTGACGATCAGCGCGCTCGACGACACGTGGAATCCGGGACAGCAGCGCGCGAACCGCAACGGCCGGTACAGGCGCACGATAACCTTCGATCCGGGCGCGTCGGGGAAGAACGTGACGATCGCGCACGACGCGTCGGGATCCGCCGTCACGGTCGGTCCGGCTCCGGTGCCGACCCCTTCGATTACGCCGTCGACGTCGCCGACGCCGACCTGA